The Stomoxys calcitrans chromosome 3, idStoCalc2.1, whole genome shotgun sequence genome includes a region encoding these proteins:
- the LOC131995904 gene encoding uncharacterized protein LOC131995904 isoform X2, giving the protein MREFVCYICEKTYEHKQSLNRHLRLQHSIECVKCNVKFSTYPELLKHMKSMEHNEKKEEKTVYCENCNLTIPKNQWKNHISTNTHIDKCVKWIDKDVSCFGSSFQNRIESYKIKNSDINNLIPENFFESIQEKVINIIQKALQKHESIKYNCTLHCNYILMKENAEDEVSLFTHHTKMLILSPSSTLDEILNHYNENCNEIIKKMSEFQERDSGWTLIEIKYLEININKYTCLRGSQYINLPPKIRNKKACINVQNNDVYCFKWAIISALNPLPNEKKPHKCSNYKVTDIKANIITLENNIILNFENMEFPLTINKIRVFELQNPDIKAEKSTHINLLLIEEDDKFHYIWIKNISRLLRSSITKKKNRIHFCNTCLTHVSSSSRLEKHKRECKKMVTTMPSDKDKILKFKNFKHKLDIPFSIYADFECILQPLEIQNSSKVKSVQKHIPFAYSYYIKCSFDSNLDKIKIYSGEDCTKHFFNSLVGEIVWIYNNYLSKVKPMNSLTLIQLQYQKEHPICHICEKSFLNTDVRVADHCHLTGEYRGPAHKNCNLEYQIANFVPVFFHNLSAYDSHLFVRELSSVVGDINILPLNKELYISISKRIYIDSNKSIEIRFLDSCKFMASSLEKLAGYLSDEDFNAVKSTFVNDSEFNLMKRKGVFPYDYLDSPERLEENALPPISNFFNKLTNEVCSEDDYTHAKNVWNIFKCKNLKDYLLLYLKVDVLLLCDVFENFRKVCKKIYNLDPCQYYTAPGLSWSAMLKTTGIELELLTDFEKYNFIVEGIRGGIVQCSKRFSVANNIYVSDYNPCQDSNFLIYLDVNNLYGYAMSQYLPYKNFEWVENIEMFNLNDIKEDSEIGYILEVDLEYPSSLHDYHNDLPFCAENKKLGSMRQSKLVLNLNDKINYIIHYKTLQQCIKHGLVLKKIHRILQFKQTNWLQKYIDLNNYHRTLAKNLFEQNFFKLLNNAVYGKTMENVDKRKCIKIVTNWESKGRKLGARALIAKPNFHSSLKISNDMVVIQMKKSHVEYNKPIYIGFTVLELSKWKMYDFHYNYMKIKFNQSTTLNYMDTDSFIYDIKTKNFYDDIRNDITKYFDTSAYPINNIYNFPLENKKVLGMMKDECGGKIMKEFIGLRSKMYSIKIDKVDEEIKKIKGVKHCVTAKLSTNDFKNCLFKQINYYDSMYVFRSKIHQLYTQHIHKLVLNYLDDKRFIRENGVDTYAWGHYKIKK; this is encoded by the exons atgaGAGAATTTGTATGTTATATTTGTGAGAAAACTTACGAACATAAACAATCTTTGAATCGTCATTTGCGTTTACAACATTCAATTGAGTGTGTGAAATGTAATGTGAAATTTAGTACTTATCCAGAGCTTTTAAAGCATATGAAGTCAATGGAacacaatgaaaaaaaagaggaaaaaacggtatactgtgaaaattgcaatttAACTATTCCAAAAAATCAGTGGAAGAATCATATCAGCACTAACACACACATCGATAAGTGTGTAAAATGGATAGATAAGGATGTGTCTTGCTTTGGATCTAGCTTTCAAAATCGAATAGaaagttataaaataaaaaatagtgatatcaataacttgatacccGAAAACTTTTTCGAATCAATTCAAGAAAAAGTAATCAATATAATTCAAAAGGCGTTGCAAAAGCATGAATCTATTAAATATAATTGTACACTACATTGTAattatattttgatgaaagagaATGCGGAAGATGAAGTTAGTTTATTTACACATCACACAAAAATGTTGATACTATCTCCCTCAAGTACACTGGACGAAATTTTAAATCATTATAatgaaaattgtaatgaaataattaaaaaaatgagtgAATTCCAAGAACGAGATAGTGGATGGActttaatcgaaataaaatatcTAGAGATCAACATCAACAAATATACATGTTTGAGAGGATCTCAATACATAAATCTTCCTCCCAAAATAAGGAATAAAAAGGCTTGCATTAATGTGCAAAACAATGATGTTTATTGTTTTAAATGGGCAATAATATCAGCATTAAATCCACTTCCAAATGAAAAGAAACCACATAAATGTAGCAACTACAAAGTAACGGACATTAAGGCAAACATTATAACATtggaaaataatataatattaaattttgaaaacatggaATTTCCCCTTACCATAAATAAAATCAGAGTCTTTGAGCTGCAGAATCCTGATATAA AAGCTGAGAAATCAACTCACATCAATCTTCTTCTAATAGAAGAGGATGATAAATTTCATTACAtctggataaaaaatatatcaag attgTTGCGAAGTTctataacaaagaaaaaaaataggaTTCATTTTTGTAACACCTGCTTAACTCATGTTTCTTCAAGTAGTAGACTAGAGAAACACAAACGTGAGTGTAAAAAGATGGTAACAACAATGCCATCAGATAAAGATAAAATActtaaatttaagaattttaaacataaattaGATATTCCATTCTCAATTTATGCCGATTTTGAGTGCATTCTTCAACCGTTAGAGATACAAAATTCAAGTAAAGTAAAATCAGTTCAAAAACATATTCCATTTGCATACAGTTATTATATCAAATGTTCATTTGATTCAAATTTAGATAAGATTAAAATTTATTCAGGTGAAGACtgtacaaaacatttttttaactcaTTAGTGGGAGAGATTGTATGgatttataataattatttatcTAAAGTAAAACCAATGAATTCCTTAACATTAATTCAACTACAATACCaaaaggaacatccgatttgtCATATTTGTGAAAAGTCTTTTTTAAATACTGATGTTAGAGTAGCTGATCATTGTCATTTGACAGGTGAATACAGAGGACCTGCTcataaaaattgtaatttagAGTATCAAATAGCAAATTTCGTTCCAGTATTTTTTCATAATCTTTCAGCATATGATTCTCATTTGTTTGTTAGAGAACTCTCCTCTGTAGTTGGTGATATAAATATTCTTCCATTAAATAAGGAACTTTATATTTCTATATCGAAAAGAATTTATATAGATTCAAATAAGAGTATTGAAATACGTTTTCTAGATTCATGTAAATTTATGGCATCTAGCTTAGAAAAGCTAGCAGGTTATTTATCTGATGAAGATTTCAATGCTGTTAAATCAACTTTTGTTAACGatagtgaatttaatttaatgaagCGTAAAGGTGTATTTCCTTATGACTATTTAGATTCTCCTGAACGATTAGAAGAAAACGCTTTACCacctatttccaatttttttaataagctAACTAATGAGGTTTGTAGTGAGGATGATTATACACACGCTAAAAATGTATGGAAtatatttaaatgtaaaaatttaaaagattacttattactttatttgaaagttgatgttttgttattatgcgatgtgtttgaaaattttagaaaagtatgtaaaaaaatttataatttagatCCATGTCAATATTATACAGCACCTGGTTTGTCTTGGAGTGCAATGTTAAAAACAACTGGAATAGAACTAGAATTATTAACTGACTTTGAAAAGTACAAttttattgtggagggtattaGAGGAGGGATTGTTCAATGTTCTAAACGATTTTCAGTTGCAAATAATATATATGTAAGTGATTATAATCCATGTCAagattcaaattttttaatttatttagatGTTAATAATTTATATGGTTATGCTATGTCACAGTATCtaccttataaaaattttgaatgggttgaaaatattgaaatgtttaatttgaaTGATATCAAAGAAGATTCAGAGATAGGATATATATTAGAGGTAGACTTAGAATATCCATCCTCATTACATGATTATCACAATGACCTACCATTTTGCgctgaaaataaaaaacttgGTTCTATGAGGCAATCTAAATTagttttgaatttaaatgatAAAATTAATTATATCATACATtataaaactcttcaacagtgtATTAAACATGGattagttttaaaaaaaatacatagaaTTCTCCAGTTTAAACAAACGAATTGGTTGCAAAAGTATATTGATTTAAATAACTATCACAGAACTTTagctaaaaatttgtttgaacagaattttttcaaattattgaaTAATGCTGTTTATGGTAAGACGATGGAAAATGTTGATAAaagaaaatgtattaaaattgtAACTAACTGGGAGAGTAAAGGTAGAAAATTGGGTGCAAGGGCTCTTATAGCTAAACCTAATTTTCATAGTTCACTCAAAATATCTAACGATATGGTTgtaattcaaatgaaaaaatcgcatgttgaatataataaaccAATATATATTGGATTTACTGTTTTAGAACTATCGAAATGGAAAATGTATGATTTTCATTATaattatatgaaaataaagTTTAACCAATCAACTACTCTAAATTACATGGATACCGATTCATTTATTTatgatattaaaacaaaaaatttctatgatgaTATTCGAAATGATAtcacaaaatattttgatacATCAGCGTATCcaattaataatatttataattttccgttagaaaacaaaaaagttctAGGAATGATGAAAGATGAATGTGGTGGAAAAATAATGAAGGAGTTCATTGGTTTACGCTCAAAAATGTATTCAATTAAGATTGATAAAGTAGatgaagaaataaagaaaataaaaggtgTAAAACATTGTGTTACAGCAAAACTTTCAACCAAcgattttaaaaattgtctttttaaacaaattaattatTATGATTCTATGTATGTTTTTAGATCAAAAATTCATCAATTGTACACACAACATATACATAAattagttttaaattatttagatGATAAGAGATTTATAAGAGAAAATGGTGTTGACACCTATGCTTGGGGacactataaaataaaaaaataa
- the LOC131995904 gene encoding uncharacterized protein LOC131995904 isoform X3, whose product MREFVCYICEKTYEHKQSLNRHLRLQHSIECVKCNVKFSTYPELLKHMKSMEHNEKKEEKTVYCENCNLTIPKNQWKNHISTNTHIDKCVKWIDKDVSCFGSSFQNRIESYKIKNSDINNLIPENFFESIQEKVINIIQKALQKHESIKYNCTLHCNYILMKENAEDEVSLFTHHTKMLILSPSSTLDEILNHYNENCNEIIKKMSEFQERDSGWTLIEIKYLEININKYTCLRGSQYINLPPKIRNKKACINVQNNDVYCFKWAIISALNPLPNEKKPHKCSNYKVTDIKANIITLENNIILNFENMEFPLTINKIRVFELQNPDISINVFGLEDAKVIGPYYFTEAEKSTHINLLLIEEDDKFHYIWIKNISRLLRSSITKKKNRIHFCNTCLTHVSSSSRLEKHKRECKKMVTTMPSDKDKILKFKNFKHKLDIPFSIYADFECILQPLEIQNSNKIKIYSGEDCTKHFFNSLVGEIVWIYNNYLSKVKPMNSLTLIQLQYQKEHPICHICEKSFLNTDVRVADHCHLTGEYRGPAHKNCNLEYQIANFVPVFFHNLSAYDSHLFVRELSSVVGDINILPLNKELYISISKRIYIDSNKSIEIRFLDSCKFMASSLEKLAGYLSDEDFNAVKSTFVNDSEFNLMKRKGVFPYDYLDSPERLEENALPPISNFFNKLTNEVCSEDDYTHAKNVWNIFKCKNLKDYLLLYLKVDVLLLCDVFENFRKVCKKIYNLDPCQYYTAPGLSWSAMLKTTGIELELLTDFEKYNFIVEGIRGGIVQCSKRFSVANNIYVSDYNPCQDSNFLIYLDVNNLYGYAMSQYLPYKNFEWVENIEMFNLNDIKEDSEIGYILEVDLEYPSSLHDYHNDLPFCAENKKLGSMRQSKLVLNLNDKINYIIHYKTLQQCIKHGLVLKKIHRILQFKQTNWLQKYIDLNNYHRTLAKNLFEQNFFKLLNNAVYGKTMENVDKRKCIKIVTNWESKGRKLGARALIAKPNFHSSLKISNDMVVIQMKKSHVEYNKPIYIGFTVLELSKWKMYDFHYNYMKIKFNQSTTLNYMDTDSFIYDIKTKNFYDDIRNDITKYFDTSAYPINNIYNFPLENKKVLGMMKDECGGKIMKEFIGLRSKMYSIKIDKVDEEIKKIKGVKHCVTAKLSTNDFKNCLFKQINYYDSMYVFRSKIHQLYTQHIHKLVLNYLDDKRFIRENGVDTYAWGHYKIKK is encoded by the exons atgaGAGAATTTGTATGTTATATTTGTGAGAAAACTTACGAACATAAACAATCTTTGAATCGTCATTTGCGTTTACAACATTCAATTGAGTGTGTGAAATGTAATGTGAAATTTAGTACTTATCCAGAGCTTTTAAAGCATATGAAGTCAATGGAacacaatgaaaaaaaagaggaaaaaacggtatactgtgaaaattgcaatttAACTATTCCAAAAAATCAGTGGAAGAATCATATCAGCACTAACACACACATCGATAAGTGTGTAAAATGGATAGATAAGGATGTGTCTTGCTTTGGATCTAGCTTTCAAAATCGAATAGaaagttataaaataaaaaatagtgatatcaataacttgatacccGAAAACTTTTTCGAATCAATTCAAGAAAAAGTAATCAATATAATTCAAAAGGCGTTGCAAAAGCATGAATCTATTAAATATAATTGTACACTACATTGTAattatattttgatgaaagagaATGCGGAAGATGAAGTTAGTTTATTTACACATCACACAAAAATGTTGATACTATCTCCCTCAAGTACACTGGACGAAATTTTAAATCATTATAatgaaaattgtaatgaaataattaaaaaaatgagtgAATTCCAAGAACGAGATAGTGGATGGActttaatcgaaataaaatatcTAGAGATCAACATCAACAAATATACATGTTTGAGAGGATCTCAATACATAAATCTTCCTCCCAAAATAAGGAATAAAAAGGCTTGCATTAATGTGCAAAACAATGATGTTTATTGTTTTAAATGGGCAATAATATCAGCATTAAATCCACTTCCAAATGAAAAGAAACCACATAAATGTAGCAACTACAAAGTAACGGACATTAAGGCAAACATTATAACATtggaaaataatataatattaaattttgaaaacatggaATTTCCCCTTACCATAAATAAAATCAGAGTCTTTGAGCTGCAGAATCCTGATATAAGTATAAATGTGTTCGGTTTAGAGGATGCTAAGGTTATAGGTCCTTACTATTTTACAGAAGCTGAGAAATCAACTCACATCAATCTTCTTCTAATAGAAGAGGATGATAAATTTCATTACAtctggataaaaaatatatcaag attgTTGCGAAGTTctataacaaagaaaaaaaataggaTTCATTTTTGTAACACCTGCTTAACTCATGTTTCTTCAAGTAGTAGACTAGAGAAACACAAACGTGAGTGTAAAAAGATGGTAACAACAATGCCATCAGATAAAGATAAAATActtaaatttaagaattttaaacataaattaGATATTCCATTCTCAATTTATGCCGATTTTGAGTGCATTCTTCAACCGTTAGAGATACAAAATTCAA ATAAGATTAAAATTTATTCAGGTGAAGACtgtacaaaacatttttttaactcaTTAGTGGGAGAGATTGTATGgatttataataattatttatcTAAAGTAAAACCAATGAATTCCTTAACATTAATTCAACTACAATACCaaaaggaacatccgatttgtCATATTTGTGAAAAGTCTTTTTTAAATACTGATGTTAGAGTAGCTGATCATTGTCATTTGACAGGTGAATACAGAGGACCTGCTcataaaaattgtaatttagAGTATCAAATAGCAAATTTCGTTCCAGTATTTTTTCATAATCTTTCAGCATATGATTCTCATTTGTTTGTTAGAGAACTCTCCTCTGTAGTTGGTGATATAAATATTCTTCCATTAAATAAGGAACTTTATATTTCTATATCGAAAAGAATTTATATAGATTCAAATAAGAGTATTGAAATACGTTTTCTAGATTCATGTAAATTTATGGCATCTAGCTTAGAAAAGCTAGCAGGTTATTTATCTGATGAAGATTTCAATGCTGTTAAATCAACTTTTGTTAACGatagtgaatttaatttaatgaagCGTAAAGGTGTATTTCCTTATGACTATTTAGATTCTCCTGAACGATTAGAAGAAAACGCTTTACCacctatttccaatttttttaataagctAACTAATGAGGTTTGTAGTGAGGATGATTATACACACGCTAAAAATGTATGGAAtatatttaaatgtaaaaatttaaaagattacttattactttatttgaaagttgatgttttgttattatgcgatgtgtttgaaaattttagaaaagtatgtaaaaaaatttataatttagatCCATGTCAATATTATACAGCACCTGGTTTGTCTTGGAGTGCAATGTTAAAAACAACTGGAATAGAACTAGAATTATTAACTGACTTTGAAAAGTACAAttttattgtggagggtattaGAGGAGGGATTGTTCAATGTTCTAAACGATTTTCAGTTGCAAATAATATATATGTAAGTGATTATAATCCATGTCAagattcaaattttttaatttatttagatGTTAATAATTTATATGGTTATGCTATGTCACAGTATCtaccttataaaaattttgaatgggttgaaaatattgaaatgtttaatttgaaTGATATCAAAGAAGATTCAGAGATAGGATATATATTAGAGGTAGACTTAGAATATCCATCCTCATTACATGATTATCACAATGACCTACCATTTTGCgctgaaaataaaaaacttgGTTCTATGAGGCAATCTAAATTagttttgaatttaaatgatAAAATTAATTATATCATACATtataaaactcttcaacagtgtATTAAACATGGattagttttaaaaaaaatacatagaaTTCTCCAGTTTAAACAAACGAATTGGTTGCAAAAGTATATTGATTTAAATAACTATCACAGAACTTTagctaaaaatttgtttgaacagaattttttcaaattattgaaTAATGCTGTTTATGGTAAGACGATGGAAAATGTTGATAAaagaaaatgtattaaaattgtAACTAACTGGGAGAGTAAAGGTAGAAAATTGGGTGCAAGGGCTCTTATAGCTAAACCTAATTTTCATAGTTCACTCAAAATATCTAACGATATGGTTgtaattcaaatgaaaaaatcgcatgttgaatataataaaccAATATATATTGGATTTACTGTTTTAGAACTATCGAAATGGAAAATGTATGATTTTCATTATaattatatgaaaataaagTTTAACCAATCAACTACTCTAAATTACATGGATACCGATTCATTTATTTatgatattaaaacaaaaaatttctatgatgaTATTCGAAATGATAtcacaaaatattttgatacATCAGCGTATCcaattaataatatttataattttccgttagaaaacaaaaaagttctAGGAATGATGAAAGATGAATGTGGTGGAAAAATAATGAAGGAGTTCATTGGTTTACGCTCAAAAATGTATTCAATTAAGATTGATAAAGTAGatgaagaaataaagaaaataaaaggtgTAAAACATTGTGTTACAGCAAAACTTTCAACCAAcgattttaaaaattgtctttttaaacaaattaattatTATGATTCTATGTATGTTTTTAGATCAAAAATTCATCAATTGTACACACAACATATACATAAattagttttaaattatttagatGATAAGAGATTTATAAGAGAAAATGGTGTTGACACCTATGCTTGGGGacactataaaataaaaaaataa
- the LOC131995904 gene encoding uncharacterized protein LOC131995904 isoform X1: protein MREFVCYICEKTYEHKQSLNRHLRLQHSIECVKCNVKFSTYPELLKHMKSMEHNEKKEEKTVYCENCNLTIPKNQWKNHISTNTHIDKCVKWIDKDVSCFGSSFQNRIESYKIKNSDINNLIPENFFESIQEKVINIIQKALQKHESIKYNCTLHCNYILMKENAEDEVSLFTHHTKMLILSPSSTLDEILNHYNENCNEIIKKMSEFQERDSGWTLIEIKYLEININKYTCLRGSQYINLPPKIRNKKACINVQNNDVYCFKWAIISALNPLPNEKKPHKCSNYKVTDIKANIITLENNIILNFENMEFPLTINKIRVFELQNPDISINVFGLEDAKVIGPYYFTEAEKSTHINLLLIEEDDKFHYIWIKNISRLLRSSITKKKNRIHFCNTCLTHVSSSSRLEKHKRECKKMVTTMPSDKDKILKFKNFKHKLDIPFSIYADFECILQPLEIQNSSKVKSVQKHIPFAYSYYIKCSFDSNLDKIKIYSGEDCTKHFFNSLVGEIVWIYNNYLSKVKPMNSLTLIQLQYQKEHPICHICEKSFLNTDVRVADHCHLTGEYRGPAHKNCNLEYQIANFVPVFFHNLSAYDSHLFVRELSSVVGDINILPLNKELYISISKRIYIDSNKSIEIRFLDSCKFMASSLEKLAGYLSDEDFNAVKSTFVNDSEFNLMKRKGVFPYDYLDSPERLEENALPPISNFFNKLTNEVCSEDDYTHAKNVWNIFKCKNLKDYLLLYLKVDVLLLCDVFENFRKVCKKIYNLDPCQYYTAPGLSWSAMLKTTGIELELLTDFEKYNFIVEGIRGGIVQCSKRFSVANNIYVSDYNPCQDSNFLIYLDVNNLYGYAMSQYLPYKNFEWVENIEMFNLNDIKEDSEIGYILEVDLEYPSSLHDYHNDLPFCAENKKLGSMRQSKLVLNLNDKINYIIHYKTLQQCIKHGLVLKKIHRILQFKQTNWLQKYIDLNNYHRTLAKNLFEQNFFKLLNNAVYGKTMENVDKRKCIKIVTNWESKGRKLGARALIAKPNFHSSLKISNDMVVIQMKKSHVEYNKPIYIGFTVLELSKWKMYDFHYNYMKIKFNQSTTLNYMDTDSFIYDIKTKNFYDDIRNDITKYFDTSAYPINNIYNFPLENKKVLGMMKDECGGKIMKEFIGLRSKMYSIKIDKVDEEIKKIKGVKHCVTAKLSTNDFKNCLFKQINYYDSMYVFRSKIHQLYTQHIHKLVLNYLDDKRFIRENGVDTYAWGHYKIKK, encoded by the exons atgaGAGAATTTGTATGTTATATTTGTGAGAAAACTTACGAACATAAACAATCTTTGAATCGTCATTTGCGTTTACAACATTCAATTGAGTGTGTGAAATGTAATGTGAAATTTAGTACTTATCCAGAGCTTTTAAAGCATATGAAGTCAATGGAacacaatgaaaaaaaagaggaaaaaacggtatactgtgaaaattgcaatttAACTATTCCAAAAAATCAGTGGAAGAATCATATCAGCACTAACACACACATCGATAAGTGTGTAAAATGGATAGATAAGGATGTGTCTTGCTTTGGATCTAGCTTTCAAAATCGAATAGaaagttataaaataaaaaatagtgatatcaataacttgatacccGAAAACTTTTTCGAATCAATTCAAGAAAAAGTAATCAATATAATTCAAAAGGCGTTGCAAAAGCATGAATCTATTAAATATAATTGTACACTACATTGTAattatattttgatgaaagagaATGCGGAAGATGAAGTTAGTTTATTTACACATCACACAAAAATGTTGATACTATCTCCCTCAAGTACACTGGACGAAATTTTAAATCATTATAatgaaaattgtaatgaaataattaaaaaaatgagtgAATTCCAAGAACGAGATAGTGGATGGActttaatcgaaataaaatatcTAGAGATCAACATCAACAAATATACATGTTTGAGAGGATCTCAATACATAAATCTTCCTCCCAAAATAAGGAATAAAAAGGCTTGCATTAATGTGCAAAACAATGATGTTTATTGTTTTAAATGGGCAATAATATCAGCATTAAATCCACTTCCAAATGAAAAGAAACCACATAAATGTAGCAACTACAAAGTAACGGACATTAAGGCAAACATTATAACATtggaaaataatataatattaaattttgaaaacatggaATTTCCCCTTACCATAAATAAAATCAGAGTCTTTGAGCTGCAGAATCCTGATATAAGTATAAATGTGTTCGGTTTAGAGGATGCTAAGGTTATAGGTCCTTACTATTTTACAGAAGCTGAGAAATCAACTCACATCAATCTTCTTCTAATAGAAGAGGATGATAAATTTCATTACAtctggataaaaaatatatcaag attgTTGCGAAGTTctataacaaagaaaaaaaataggaTTCATTTTTGTAACACCTGCTTAACTCATGTTTCTTCAAGTAGTAGACTAGAGAAACACAAACGTGAGTGTAAAAAGATGGTAACAACAATGCCATCAGATAAAGATAAAATActtaaatttaagaattttaaacataaattaGATATTCCATTCTCAATTTATGCCGATTTTGAGTGCATTCTTCAACCGTTAGAGATACAAAATTCAAGTAAAGTAAAATCAGTTCAAAAACATATTCCATTTGCATACAGTTATTATATCAAATGTTCATTTGATTCAAATTTAGATAAGATTAAAATTTATTCAGGTGAAGACtgtacaaaacatttttttaactcaTTAGTGGGAGAGATTGTATGgatttataataattatttatcTAAAGTAAAACCAATGAATTCCTTAACATTAATTCAACTACAATACCaaaaggaacatccgatttgtCATATTTGTGAAAAGTCTTTTTTAAATACTGATGTTAGAGTAGCTGATCATTGTCATTTGACAGGTGAATACAGAGGACCTGCTcataaaaattgtaatttagAGTATCAAATAGCAAATTTCGTTCCAGTATTTTTTCATAATCTTTCAGCATATGATTCTCATTTGTTTGTTAGAGAACTCTCCTCTGTAGTTGGTGATATAAATATTCTTCCATTAAATAAGGAACTTTATATTTCTATATCGAAAAGAATTTATATAGATTCAAATAAGAGTATTGAAATACGTTTTCTAGATTCATGTAAATTTATGGCATCTAGCTTAGAAAAGCTAGCAGGTTATTTATCTGATGAAGATTTCAATGCTGTTAAATCAACTTTTGTTAACGatagtgaatttaatttaatgaagCGTAAAGGTGTATTTCCTTATGACTATTTAGATTCTCCTGAACGATTAGAAGAAAACGCTTTACCacctatttccaatttttttaataagctAACTAATGAGGTTTGTAGTGAGGATGATTATACACACGCTAAAAATGTATGGAAtatatttaaatgtaaaaatttaaaagattacttattactttatttgaaagttgatgttttgttattatgcgatgtgtttgaaaattttagaaaagtatgtaaaaaaatttataatttagatCCATGTCAATATTATACAGCACCTGGTTTGTCTTGGAGTGCAATGTTAAAAACAACTGGAATAGAACTAGAATTATTAACTGACTTTGAAAAGTACAAttttattgtggagggtattaGAGGAGGGATTGTTCAATGTTCTAAACGATTTTCAGTTGCAAATAATATATATGTAAGTGATTATAATCCATGTCAagattcaaattttttaatttatttagatGTTAATAATTTATATGGTTATGCTATGTCACAGTATCtaccttataaaaattttgaatgggttgaaaatattgaaatgtttaatttgaaTGATATCAAAGAAGATTCAGAGATAGGATATATATTAGAGGTAGACTTAGAATATCCATCCTCATTACATGATTATCACAATGACCTACCATTTTGCgctgaaaataaaaaacttgGTTCTATGAGGCAATCTAAATTagttttgaatttaaatgatAAAATTAATTATATCATACATtataaaactcttcaacagtgtATTAAACATGGattagttttaaaaaaaatacatagaaTTCTCCAGTTTAAACAAACGAATTGGTTGCAAAAGTATATTGATTTAAATAACTATCACAGAACTTTagctaaaaatttgtttgaacagaattttttcaaattattgaaTAATGCTGTTTATGGTAAGACGATGGAAAATGTTGATAAaagaaaatgtattaaaattgtAACTAACTGGGAGAGTAAAGGTAGAAAATTGGGTGCAAGGGCTCTTATAGCTAAACCTAATTTTCATAGTTCACTCAAAATATCTAACGATATGGTTgtaattcaaatgaaaaaatcgcatgttgaatataataaaccAATATATATTGGATTTACTGTTTTAGAACTATCGAAATGGAAAATGTATGATTTTCATTATaattatatgaaaataaagTTTAACCAATCAACTACTCTAAATTACATGGATACCGATTCATTTATTTatgatattaaaacaaaaaatttctatgatgaTATTCGAAATGATAtcacaaaatattttgatacATCAGCGTATCcaattaataatatttataattttccgttagaaaacaaaaaagttctAGGAATGATGAAAGATGAATGTGGTGGAAAAATAATGAAGGAGTTCATTGGTTTACGCTCAAAAATGTATTCAATTAAGATTGATAAAGTAGatgaagaaataaagaaaataaaaggtgTAAAACATTGTGTTACAGCAAAACTTTCAACCAAcgattttaaaaattgtctttttaaacaaattaattatTATGATTCTATGTATGTTTTTAGATCAAAAATTCATCAATTGTACACACAACATATACATAAattagttttaaattatttagatGATAAGAGATTTATAAGAGAAAATGGTGTTGACACCTATGCTTGGGGacactataaaataaaaaaataa